The Triticum dicoccoides isolate Atlit2015 ecotype Zavitan chromosome 6A, WEW_v2.0, whole genome shotgun sequence genome has a window encoding:
- the LOC119315632 gene encoding uncharacterized protein LOC119315632: protein MEPLLFSHQNIYISLASAKAKHRPGNSSSTVFQGSQNMQQPRDAAGTNGGGGFSWVFVPVMFVLLTFNSVMAVYHSRGDAAMVAFVATSYADLLLLFFSLWLYKRATLGSTRRNRLKASVWILTTMLTFAFSYMVMGAAGLTLPVALLVWFIAAATGIGAFSAFFEQGRINPAPPGEPMLLPPV from the exons ATGGAGCCCCTTCTCTTCTCGCACCAAAACATCTACATCTCCCTCGCCTCTGCTAAAGCTAAGCACAGGCCAGGAAATAGTAGTAGTACTGTCTTCCAAGGAAGCCAAAATATGCAGCAGCCACGTGATGCGGCCGGCACCAATGGCGGTGGCGGCTTCTCCTGGGTGTTCGTCCCCGTGATGTTCGTCTTGCTCACCTTCAACTCCGTCATGGCGGTGTACCACTCCCGGGGCGACGCGGCGATGGTCGCCTTCGTCGCCACCTCCTACGCGGACCTGCTTCTACTCTTCTTCAGCCTCTGGCTCTACAAGAGGGCCACCCTCGGCTCCACCCGGAGGAACCGGCTCAAGGCATCAGTGTGGATTCTCACCACCATGCTCACCTTCGCCTTCTCCTACATGGTCATGGGCGCGGCCGGGCTCACCCTCCCCGTGGCGCTGCTCGTTTGGTTCATCGCGGCGGCCACCGGGATCGGTGCCTTCTCGGCCTTCTTTGAGCAGGGCAG AATCAACCCAGCACCACCGGGTGAACCCATGCTGCTGCCACCGGTGTAG
- the LOC119315633 gene encoding probable helicase MAGATAMA 3, protein STVNEDEVEFITLLYHQLAMRYPELKSSSQVAVISPYRGQVKLLKDHFRSTFGDQSKEVIDVNSVDGFQGREKELVIFSCVRCNKEQNIGFVSDFRRMNVAITRARSAVLVIGSASTLKKDKHWTNLVESAKERNRYFKVPKPFTAFFTEDSFKSMKVERPVPDARISQAVEAINEVVARPEVMDADDAGDHQADGDDYDAMEADDGGGGDD, encoded by the exons TCGACGGTGAACGAGGATGAAGTGGAATTCATAACCCTCCTATATCACCAATTGGCCATGCGCTATCCAGAACTCAAATCTAGTTCTCAAGTAGCTGTTATATCACCATACAGGGGTCAGGTGAAACTCCTGAAGGACCATTTCCGGTCGACCTTTGGCGACCAATCAAAGGAAGTTATAGATGTAAACAGCGTTGATGGATTCCAG GGCCGTGAAAAGGAACTTGTCATTTTCTCATGTGTTCGATGCAATAAGGAGCAAAATATTGGGTTTGTTTCTGATTTTCGGCGAATGAATGTTGCCATCACCAGAGCTAGATCTGCTGTACTA GTAATAGGTTCCGCTTCAACATTGAAGAAAGATAAACACTGGACCAACCTTGTTGAGAGTGCCAAAGAGCGAAACCGTTATTTCAAG GTGCCAAAGCCATTCACTGCGTTCTTCACCGAGGATAGTTTCAAATCCATGAAGGTGGAAAGACCTGTTCCAGACGCGAGGATATCACAGGCAGTAGAAGCCATCAATGAAGTGGTTGCAAGGCCAGAAGTGATGGACGCAGACGATGCTGGGGACCATCAAGCGGATGGAGATGATTATGACGCCATGGAGGCTGACGATGGAGGAGGTGGTGATGATTAA